Proteins found in one Promicromonospora sukumoe genomic segment:
- a CDS encoding AraC family transcriptional regulator: MATDSVSGIKSRKDDGILEDVFAQFPVPLAEHQLFRTADPGTAREEVTRTLFPHDLLLDGDAHPFEASVRSARLRAVSITVLAYGSDVELVAERADSAYVVAHPLVGRATFDVGAHQVAVRPGTAAVSTPGEPLRVRWSAGSVLLVITVDRAALTEELETWTDAEPGVPLRFEPAVGVWDMPAAGWWSAVDNLVEDLDSPAPTLRHPAAVSAAERSLMVGLLLSVPHNYSGRLWERPLPIGPEWLGRATDLIERVPHRTWTVPDLARAANTSTRALYDGFRRWLGTTPMEYQRQVRLRRAWVELRTADPGAETATVTEIASRLGFTNLGRFAAGYRRRFGELPSTTLQRGRDGY; this comes from the coding sequence GTGGCTACGGATTCGGTGTCAGGCATCAAGTCCCGGAAAGATGACGGCATCCTGGAAGATGTCTTCGCACAGTTCCCGGTACCCCTCGCCGAGCACCAGCTCTTCCGGACCGCCGATCCCGGGACGGCCCGCGAGGAGGTGACCCGGACCCTCTTTCCGCACGACCTGCTCCTCGACGGCGACGCGCACCCCTTCGAGGCGTCGGTCCGCAGCGCCCGGCTCCGAGCGGTGAGCATCACCGTCCTGGCCTACGGGTCCGACGTCGAGCTCGTCGCCGAGCGGGCCGACTCCGCCTACGTCGTCGCCCACCCGCTCGTCGGGCGGGCGACGTTCGACGTCGGGGCGCACCAGGTCGCCGTCCGGCCCGGGACCGCCGCGGTGTCCACGCCCGGCGAGCCGCTGCGCGTCCGCTGGTCTGCCGGGAGCGTGCTGCTGGTGATCACCGTGGACAGGGCAGCGCTGACGGAGGAGCTCGAGACGTGGACGGACGCCGAGCCCGGGGTACCCCTGCGCTTCGAGCCCGCCGTCGGTGTCTGGGACATGCCGGCCGCCGGCTGGTGGTCGGCCGTCGACAACCTGGTCGAGGACCTCGACTCGCCGGCACCGACGCTGCGCCACCCCGCCGCGGTGTCCGCGGCGGAGCGGAGCCTGATGGTCGGGCTGCTGCTGTCGGTGCCCCACAACTACTCGGGCCGGCTCTGGGAGCGGCCGCTGCCGATCGGCCCCGAGTGGCTCGGCCGCGCGACGGACCTGATCGAGCGCGTCCCGCACCGCACCTGGACCGTGCCCGACCTGGCGCGCGCGGCCAACACCAGCACCCGGGCGCTGTACGACGGCTTCCGCCGCTGGCTGGGCACCACCCCCATGGAGTACCAGCGGCAGGTCCGGCTGCGCCGCGCCTGGGTCGAGCTCCGGACCGCCGACCCCGGCGCGGAGACCGCGACGGTGACGGAGATCGCCTCCCGGCTGGGGTTCACCAACCTCGGACGGTTCGCGGCCGGGTACCGACGCCGGTTCGGCGAGCTGCCGTCGACGACGCTGCAGCGCGGCCGGGACGGCTACTGA
- a CDS encoding carbohydrate ABC transporter permease — protein sequence MSAFTKDRPPDTVPAPAPEPAVGPPRRRLVTRRARPVPGTRIPRGMRGPVAVSLLPGLVLFGTFFLVPFLVLAATAFARWSGLDFAWAGLDNYRQMFGDPVFLKALGNTLFYAAASVFIQVPLGVGVGMVLALRPRGWKTLRTIIFVPFVISGAAYALVFSMFYNPRAGLLNNALGAVGLPGRDWLFDTATARWAVAGTFVFIIGFVVILVMAEIAAIPGELYEAASVDGASTWQQLTRITLPLLRNVIGTAILIRLLVDIGMFDLVFILTAGGPDDATATLALYAYRSYLNGEWGFANAVGSVIIVIGLVLIVAVRRIFRIGERAL from the coding sequence ATGAGCGCTTTCACGAAGGACCGACCGCCGGACACCGTCCCGGCGCCCGCCCCCGAACCAGCGGTCGGGCCCCCGCGCCGCCGCCTCGTCACCCGGCGCGCCCGGCCCGTCCCGGGGACTCGGATTCCCCGGGGCATGCGCGGCCCCGTCGCGGTGTCGCTGCTGCCCGGCCTCGTCCTGTTCGGCACGTTCTTCCTGGTGCCGTTCCTCGTGCTGGCGGCCACGGCGTTCGCCCGCTGGAGCGGGCTGGACTTCGCCTGGGCGGGTCTCGACAACTACCGGCAGATGTTCGGCGACCCCGTCTTCCTCAAGGCGCTCGGCAACACGCTGTTCTACGCGGCGGCCTCGGTGTTCATCCAGGTCCCGCTGGGCGTCGGCGTCGGCATGGTGCTCGCGCTGCGGCCCCGCGGGTGGAAGACGCTGCGGACGATCATCTTCGTGCCGTTCGTCATCTCGGGCGCGGCCTACGCCCTGGTCTTCTCCATGTTCTACAACCCGCGGGCCGGGCTGCTGAACAACGCCCTGGGCGCGGTGGGCCTGCCCGGACGGGACTGGCTCTTCGACACGGCGACGGCGCGGTGGGCCGTCGCGGGGACCTTCGTGTTCATCATCGGGTTCGTGGTGATCCTGGTCATGGCCGAGATCGCGGCGATCCCGGGCGAGCTGTACGAGGCGGCCTCGGTCGACGGCGCCTCGACGTGGCAGCAGCTCACCCGCATCACCCTGCCGCTGCTGCGCAACGTCATCGGCACCGCGATCCTCATCCGGCTGCTCGTGGACATCGGCATGTTCGACCTGGTCTTCATCCTCACCGCCGGGGGGCCCGACGACGCGACGGCGACGCTGGCGCTGTACGCGTACCGGTCGTACCTGAACGGCGAGTGGGGCTTCGCCAACGCCGTCGGCTCGGTGATCATCGTCATCGGCCTGGTGCTGATCGTCGCCGTCCGACGCATCTTCCGGATCGGGGAGCGTGCACTGTGA
- a CDS encoding FAD-dependent oxidoreductase: MRENETQLLVVGGGVGGVMAAVTAARRGIRVVLTEPTDWLGGVLTAQGVPPDEHVWIEQFGSTATYREYRNSVREYYRRNYPLTDDALRRPAFNPGGAKVSDLCHEPRVTLAVLESLVAPLRGSGLLQVLMEHEPLAAETDGDRVTAVTVRGSRTGETTVVSADWVIDASETGELLRLAGVEYVTGAEAEVDTGEPHAAAVADPMNMQPVSVCFALDHRPEEDHTIDRPAGYDQFRAARAVDWPDGQLSLTAPHPKTRLPVRHQFWPNPDDDLASIRPDYADQRVGSMDRNLWTFRRIAARANFRPEAYPSDLTLVNWPQMDYWGGPVFDHPDAEAHARAARELSRSFLYWLQTEAPRPDGGTGWPGLRLRGDVLGDTEDGLAKTPYIRESRRIRAEHTIVEQELSLAVRGDEGAVTYDDSVGVGMYRIDLHPSTGGDPYIDIGCCPFELPLGALLPVRVENLLPGAKNIGTTHITNGAYRMPLMEWNIGEVTGHLIAFCVQHKATPRQVREDEDLLADFTREIETAGIERHWPRVTGY; this comes from the coding sequence ATGCGTGAAAACGAGACACAGCTTCTGGTCGTCGGTGGTGGTGTGGGCGGCGTGATGGCCGCCGTGACCGCCGCCCGTCGCGGTATTCGGGTGGTGCTCACGGAGCCCACGGACTGGCTGGGCGGAGTCCTGACCGCCCAGGGAGTTCCACCGGATGAACACGTCTGGATCGAGCAGTTCGGCAGTACCGCTACATATCGGGAATATCGAAATTCCGTGCGGGAGTACTACCGGCGCAACTACCCGCTGACCGACGACGCCCTGCGCCGTCCGGCGTTCAACCCCGGCGGCGCGAAGGTCTCCGACCTCTGCCACGAGCCCCGGGTCACGCTCGCCGTGCTCGAGAGCCTCGTGGCCCCGCTGCGCGGCTCGGGCCTGCTGCAGGTCCTGATGGAGCACGAGCCGCTCGCCGCCGAGACCGACGGCGACCGGGTCACGGCCGTGACGGTGCGCGGCTCGCGGACGGGGGAGACGACGGTCGTCTCCGCCGACTGGGTGATCGACGCGAGCGAGACCGGCGAGCTGCTGCGGCTGGCCGGCGTCGAGTACGTGACGGGCGCCGAGGCCGAGGTCGACACGGGCGAGCCCCACGCCGCGGCCGTGGCCGACCCGATGAACATGCAGCCGGTGTCGGTGTGCTTCGCGCTGGACCACCGGCCCGAGGAGGACCACACCATCGACCGGCCGGCGGGGTACGACCAGTTCAGGGCGGCCCGCGCCGTCGACTGGCCCGACGGCCAGCTCTCGCTGACCGCGCCGCACCCCAAGACGCGCCTCCCGGTGCGGCACCAGTTCTGGCCCAACCCCGACGACGACCTCGCGAGCATCCGGCCCGACTACGCCGACCAGCGGGTGGGCTCGATGGACCGCAACCTGTGGACCTTCCGCCGGATCGCGGCCAGGGCCAACTTCCGGCCCGAGGCCTACCCGAGCGACCTCACCCTGGTGAACTGGCCGCAGATGGACTACTGGGGCGGGCCCGTCTTCGACCACCCCGACGCCGAGGCGCACGCGCGCGCCGCCCGCGAGCTGAGCCGCTCGTTCCTGTACTGGCTCCAGACCGAGGCGCCCCGGCCCGACGGCGGCACCGGCTGGCCGGGACTGCGCCTGCGCGGCGACGTGCTCGGCGACACCGAGGACGGCCTGGCGAAGACCCCCTACATCCGGGAGTCCCGCCGCATCCGCGCCGAGCACACCATCGTCGAGCAGGAGCTCTCCCTCGCGGTGCGCGGCGACGAGGGTGCCGTCACCTACGACGACAGCGTCGGCGTCGGGATGTACCGCATCGACCTGCACCCCTCGACCGGCGGCGACCCCTATATCGACATCGGCTGCTGCCCGTTCGAGCTGCCGCTGGGCGCCCTGCTGCCCGTCCGCGTCGAGAACCTGCTCCCCGGCGCGAAGAACATCGGCACCACGCACATCACCAACGGTGCCTACCGGATGCCGCTCATGGAATGGAACATCGGCGAGGTCACGGGCCACCTGATCGCGTTCTGCGTGCAGCACAAGGCCACGCCCCGGCAGGTCCGCGAGGACGAGGACCTGCTGGCCGACTTCACGCGCGAGATCGAGACCGCCGGCATCGAACGGCACTGGCCGCGGGTCACGGGCTACTGA
- a CDS encoding sugar phosphate isomerase/epimerase family protein: protein MERTTSTPAHSPHRTPARTPRRAAKPWLAAAVVATLSLPVLAAPAGAAGPGGGHGPGPGAGTTACAYGYTSDATVWFGAGADSGVTNHETRAGCTVMDEIMAGAPFRTHGQFVRTVTSVTKDLVRERVLTGGERRDILRAAAASKVGKPHPVTGKRAVDLSAIGLVGYTVRATMPTDAEGTLAALAGCGFQNIEPSGSAGNFYGYTAAELAPLTDEAGIEVPSLGVSLSNLQNDVDLVAAEAHAIGAKYVRISGSGSWTLADYSRTAAILNEAGEALSAEGIRVAYHNHGYEFETEEDGVAGYDVLVRETNPAFVTMELDVYWAASTETAATDLFARYPGRFELLHLKDIAEDGSFADVGAGTIDFAEIFAAAPLAGVRYGFTENDQPSPDGVTSACTSLGYLAELRY, encoded by the coding sequence ATGGAACGCACCACCAGCACGCCCGCACACAGCCCCCACCGCACCCCAGCCCGCACCCCGAGGCGCGCCGCGAAGCCGTGGCTCGCCGCCGCGGTGGTCGCCACGCTGTCCCTGCCGGTCCTGGCCGCTCCCGCGGGTGCGGCCGGGCCCGGCGGGGGCCACGGTCCCGGCCCGGGCGCCGGGACCACCGCGTGCGCGTACGGCTACACCAGCGACGCCACGGTCTGGTTCGGCGCCGGCGCCGACTCCGGCGTGACCAACCACGAGACCCGGGCCGGCTGCACCGTGATGGACGAGATCATGGCGGGGGCCCCGTTCAGGACGCACGGCCAGTTCGTCCGGACGGTCACCTCGGTGACCAAGGACCTGGTGCGCGAGCGGGTCCTCACCGGCGGCGAGCGCCGCGACATCCTGCGCGCGGCGGCCGCCTCGAAGGTGGGCAAGCCCCACCCGGTGACCGGCAAGCGGGCGGTCGACCTGTCGGCGATCGGCCTGGTGGGCTACACGGTCCGCGCGACCATGCCGACCGACGCCGAGGGGACGCTCGCGGCGCTGGCCGGGTGCGGCTTCCAGAACATCGAGCCGTCGGGCAGCGCGGGCAACTTCTACGGCTACACGGCCGCGGAGCTGGCGCCGCTGACGGACGAGGCAGGGATCGAGGTGCCGTCGCTGGGCGTGAGCCTGTCGAACCTGCAGAACGACGTCGACCTGGTGGCGGCCGAGGCGCACGCGATCGGCGCGAAGTACGTGCGCATCTCGGGCTCCGGCTCGTGGACGCTCGCGGACTACTCCCGGACGGCCGCGATCCTCAACGAGGCGGGTGAGGCGCTGAGTGCCGAGGGCATCCGGGTCGCGTACCACAACCACGGGTACGAGTTCGAGACCGAGGAGGACGGCGTCGCGGGCTACGACGTGCTGGTCCGGGAGACCAACCCGGCCTTTGTCACGATGGAGCTCGACGTGTACTGGGCGGCTAGCACGGAGACCGCCGCCACGGACCTGTTCGCGCGCTACCCGGGCCGGTTCGAGCTGCTGCACCTCAAGGACATCGCCGAGGACGGCTCCTTCGCCGACGTCGGCGCGGGGACCATCGACTTCGCCGAGATCTTCGCCGCCGCGCCGCTCGCCGGGGTCCGGTACGGCTTCACGGAGAACGACCAGCCGTCGCCCGACGGCGTGACGTCCGCGTGCACCAGCCTCGGCTACCTCGCCGAGCTGCGCTACTGA
- a CDS encoding ABC transporter substrate-binding protein → MGTTRRTAAVTASAAALLTAVAGCGSGTDTSATGEVVVTCATCQESPTDPFLQYNYEAAQRFNEQFAGQYKVETIENPNAGSGDDRLQYYQRLALADDLPDLFQLNSGEIKAMEQNGRLHDFAPSLEADADWADSFYDQAFDALTGPDGQVWAIPQQRDAIGIYYNKELLEAAGYDEFPATWDEFEDLAAELKSEGKIALALDGDWATKLMWANLIGTQPGGAEFLGEGIVDLEDWGDDPAVVQATERLRDWHTEGYVNADAFSGDFQNAAAPYLTEEAATVPNGPWFVKTNLTPEAAPGLYEKTGYAPAPGWTDGGQGTVVVSGAGWVSGATDEGELEAVEAFVKFMSSQDEVLTQAQATGANPPVVVDAAAAKAADLEPLATGLIEQATDLEHAYPHARVHGPAGLDTSWKNLWPAYVKGDLDTDEFLERLTVDSASGQ, encoded by the coding sequence ATGGGAACGACCAGGAGAACGGCGGCGGTGACCGCCTCGGCGGCAGCGCTGCTGACCGCGGTCGCGGGATGCGGTTCCGGCACGGACACCTCCGCCACGGGCGAGGTGGTCGTCACCTGCGCCACCTGCCAGGAGAGCCCGACCGACCCGTTCCTGCAGTACAACTACGAGGCCGCGCAACGGTTCAACGAGCAGTTCGCCGGCCAGTACAAGGTCGAGACCATCGAGAACCCGAACGCCGGCTCCGGCGACGACCGGCTGCAGTACTACCAGCGCCTGGCGCTCGCCGACGACCTGCCCGACCTGTTCCAGCTCAACTCGGGCGAGATCAAGGCGATGGAGCAGAACGGCCGGCTGCACGACTTCGCGCCGAGCCTGGAGGCCGACGCCGACTGGGCGGACAGCTTCTACGACCAGGCGTTCGACGCGCTGACCGGACCGGACGGTCAGGTCTGGGCTATCCCGCAGCAGCGCGACGCGATCGGGATCTACTACAACAAGGAGCTGCTGGAGGCCGCCGGGTACGACGAGTTCCCGGCCACCTGGGACGAGTTCGAGGACCTGGCGGCGGAGCTGAAGAGCGAGGGCAAGATCGCGCTCGCGCTCGACGGCGACTGGGCGACGAAGCTCATGTGGGCCAACCTGATCGGCACCCAGCCCGGCGGGGCCGAGTTCCTGGGCGAGGGCATCGTCGACCTGGAGGACTGGGGCGACGACCCCGCCGTCGTGCAGGCGACCGAACGCCTGCGCGACTGGCACACCGAGGGGTACGTGAACGCCGACGCGTTCTCCGGCGACTTCCAGAACGCGGCCGCCCCGTACCTGACCGAGGAGGCGGCGACGGTGCCCAACGGGCCGTGGTTCGTCAAGACCAACCTCACGCCCGAGGCGGCCCCGGGCCTGTACGAGAAGACCGGCTACGCCCCCGCGCCCGGCTGGACCGACGGCGGTCAGGGCACGGTCGTGGTCTCGGGCGCCGGCTGGGTCTCCGGCGCGACGGACGAGGGCGAGCTCGAGGCGGTCGAGGCGTTCGTGAAGTTCATGTCCTCGCAGGACGAGGTGCTCACGCAGGCGCAGGCCACGGGCGCCAACCCGCCGGTGGTCGTCGACGCCGCGGCGGCGAAGGCCGCCGACCTGGAGCCGCTGGCGACCGGGCTGATCGAGCAGGCCACCGACCTGGAGCACGCCTACCCGCACGCCCGCGTGCACGGGCCGGCGGGGCTCGACACGTCGTGGAAGAACCTGTGGCCCGCCTACGTGAAGGGCGACCTGGACACCGACGAGTTCCTGGAGCGTCTGACCGTCGACTCCGCGAGCGGGCAGTGA
- a CDS encoding carbohydrate ABC transporter permease codes for MSDIQTTAAGRRSGWANVLIYGFLGLVVLLALAPTAWVMLSAFKTGNQIFSGQGLLPAPFTVQGFVDAFTQIHLHEYMLNTLLYAGLGTLGALTAAFLAAYPLARFSFPGRNALVALFSLALALPLVGLATPVFFVVRELGMFDSRIGMVILYSALQFPFTFVVLRAFMLSTPPELEEAAMIDGAGYFTTLFRVVLPLTRPALATVAVVAFVNIWNEFFFANLLLVSEENRNVQLVLAGFKSQFGFNVTGAVAGATLVMLVPICLFLILQRQVIAGLTAGAVK; via the coding sequence GTGAGCGACATCCAGACGACTGCCGCCGGACGCCGGTCCGGCTGGGCGAACGTGCTGATCTACGGTTTCCTGGGCCTCGTCGTGCTGCTGGCGCTCGCGCCGACGGCGTGGGTCATGCTGTCCGCCTTCAAGACCGGGAACCAGATCTTCTCCGGCCAGGGTCTCCTGCCCGCGCCGTTCACCGTGCAGGGCTTCGTCGACGCCTTCACCCAGATCCACCTGCACGAGTACATGCTGAACACGCTCCTGTACGCGGGGCTCGGCACGCTCGGCGCGCTGACGGCGGCGTTCCTGGCGGCCTACCCGCTGGCGCGGTTCTCCTTCCCCGGCCGCAACGCCCTGGTGGCGCTGTTCTCCCTGGCGCTGGCGCTGCCCCTGGTCGGCCTGGCGACGCCGGTGTTCTTCGTGGTGCGGGAGCTGGGGATGTTCGACTCCCGGATCGGCATGGTGATCCTGTACTCGGCGCTGCAGTTCCCGTTCACGTTCGTGGTGCTGCGGGCGTTCATGCTCTCGACGCCGCCCGAGCTGGAGGAGGCCGCGATGATCGACGGCGCCGGGTACTTCACCACGCTGTTCCGGGTGGTGCTGCCGCTGACCCGGCCCGCGCTGGCGACCGTGGCGGTGGTCGCCTTCGTGAACATCTGGAACGAGTTCTTCTTCGCGAACCTGCTGCTGGTCTCGGAGGAGAACCGGAACGTGCAGCTCGTGCTGGCCGGGTTCAAGTCGCAGTTCGGGTTCAACGTCACCGGGGCGGTCGCCGGGGCGACGCTGGTGATGCTGGTCCCGATCTGCTTGTTCCTCATCCTGCAGCGGCAGGTGATCGCCGGGCTCACCGCGGGCGCCGTCAAGTAG
- a CDS encoding helix-turn-helix transcriptional regulator — MSQFDATARRLRIADATARNLVQPAGSRIGPRRQQEIQLMLIHSGSLTLRLDGGAPRHVSAGEICLLLPGHTEEIRFDEHLDTGETLVRGRMENSTAQMRVWLESLRPTRTLSSALTYLAREAVTTEQTRLTADGALVDALATAVLWRFIAEFRNLPAALPGSIEEARLFIHRHLEQPITLTDIAQAASVTPAHLVRMFRTHMDTTPVRYLWDRRISLGVELLTSTGLPVGSIAVRCGFKTSFHFSRKVKETTGLSPSELRTSTARG, encoded by the coding sequence GTGTCCCAGTTTGATGCCACCGCGCGTCGCCTCCGGATCGCCGACGCGACCGCGAGGAACCTGGTGCAGCCCGCGGGGTCCCGGATCGGGCCACGCCGGCAGCAGGAGATCCAGCTCATGCTGATCCACTCGGGGTCCCTGACGCTGCGGCTCGACGGGGGCGCTCCCCGCCACGTGTCCGCCGGCGAGATCTGCCTCCTCCTGCCCGGTCACACCGAGGAGATCCGGTTCGACGAGCACCTCGACACGGGCGAGACGCTGGTCCGCGGGCGCATGGAGAACTCAACCGCGCAGATGCGCGTCTGGCTGGAGTCGCTCCGGCCCACCCGGACGCTGTCGTCCGCCCTGACCTACCTGGCCCGCGAGGCCGTCACCACGGAGCAGACCCGGCTGACGGCCGACGGCGCCCTGGTGGACGCGCTCGCGACGGCGGTGCTGTGGCGGTTCATCGCGGAGTTCCGGAACCTGCCCGCCGCGCTGCCGGGGTCGATCGAGGAGGCCCGGCTGTTCATCCACCGGCACCTCGAACAGCCGATCACGCTGACCGACATCGCGCAGGCCGCGTCCGTCACCCCGGCCCACCTGGTCCGGATGTTCCGCACCCACATGGACACCACGCCGGTCCGCTACCTCTGGGACCGCCGCATCTCGCTGGGCGTCGAGCTGCTCACCTCCACGGGGCTCCCGGTCGGCTCGATCGCCGTCCGCTGCGGGTTCAAGACCAGCTTCCACTTCTCGCGGAAGGTCAAGGAGACGACCGGCCTGTCGCCGTCGGAGCTGCGGACGTCGACGGCGCGCGGCTAA
- a CDS encoding PKD domain-containing protein has protein sequence MSAPHSRARRRLLGATTGLVVALGALVPATTAATAHPGSDHGGSDHAETTEFDKVPLVTEGLADPFELDVADDGRVVYIQRTGQVVVLDQETLRQTTALDLDYSLDLLQQSDGLLGLTLDDDFTENGWLYLLWSDPDVAKMNLSRFTMGPDDTIDPTSEKRLLDFTIWRGEGRANSHMAGSLAMGPDGDLYVATGDNSDPFDQAGYTPIDEREGRRGWDAQGTSANTNDLRGKVLRITPEDDGTYSVPDGNLFAPGTEDTRPEIYGMGFRNPFRITVDPGTGAVLIGDYGPDARVADPLRGPEGQVEFIRMTEPGNHGWPYCHADNQPYIDYDFATGASGEAFDCANPVNDSPNNTGLRELPPSQEPLVWYGYGESAEFPELGTGGAAPMGGPVYRFDPDLDVKTKFPETFDGHWFVSEYARNYYKVLSLDETTGELASIDPFLEGETFVAPFEAEFGPDGSLYIIDFGLGRGAGRGSTNTDAGIYRIDYAADGRRPISQFSADVDSGHEPLTVAFDGGASESPDGLDITYEWDFENDGVVDSTEANPTHTYTERGQFGARLTVTDSEGFTGVSVQKITVGNTRPDVAFGAPFHGGFAELGDTVDYSVDVDDVEDGSTEAGTIDCEQVTVNTQLGHDTHAHPLDNYTGCSGSVFLDPADHGVGQNVYPVLGAGYQDLGADGVPALAGQDVIHLQVRDKEAEFYADSSGVTVADGADARGGRLVTDVDHGDWIAFGPVDLRGIDGLTVGAVRGAADTTVEVRAGSPTGRKLGQVEVPKATGAGQVVSPSLDLKARQGATTLYLVAKSKREPADGANVGLDWLVFHGRGVADATAPVVTAEAGRGAVRAGSPVDLSGSAVAPEGREIVSYQWDLGDGTTADGASVAHAYEQPGRYTARLIATDSEGTRDWTTVELRVSPAKP, from the coding sequence ATGTCCGCACCGCACAGCCGGGCACGCCGACGGCTCCTGGGTGCGACGACCGGTCTGGTCGTCGCGCTCGGGGCCCTGGTCCCCGCCACCACAGCCGCCACCGCCCATCCGGGCTCGGACCACGGCGGGTCCGATCACGCCGAGACGACCGAGTTCGACAAGGTCCCGCTGGTCACGGAGGGTCTCGCCGACCCGTTCGAGCTGGACGTGGCCGACGACGGCCGCGTCGTCTACATCCAGCGCACCGGCCAGGTGGTGGTGCTGGACCAGGAGACGCTGCGCCAGACCACGGCCCTGGACCTGGACTACTCCCTGGACCTGCTCCAGCAGTCCGACGGCCTGCTGGGCCTGACCCTGGACGACGACTTCACCGAGAACGGGTGGCTGTACCTGCTCTGGAGCGACCCCGACGTCGCCAAGATGAACCTCTCGCGGTTCACGATGGGGCCGGACGACACGATCGACCCGACGTCGGAGAAGCGCCTGCTCGACTTCACCATCTGGCGCGGCGAGGGCCGCGCGAACTCGCACATGGCCGGCTCGCTCGCCATGGGCCCGGACGGCGACCTGTATGTCGCGACCGGTGACAACTCCGACCCGTTCGACCAGGCGGGCTACACCCCGATCGACGAGCGGGAGGGCCGCCGAGGCTGGGACGCGCAGGGCACGTCCGCCAACACGAACGACCTGCGCGGCAAGGTGCTGCGCATCACCCCGGAGGACGACGGCACGTACTCGGTCCCGGACGGCAACCTGTTCGCGCCCGGCACCGAGGACACCCGCCCGGAGATCTACGGCATGGGCTTCCGCAACCCGTTCCGGATCACCGTGGACCCCGGCACCGGCGCGGTGCTCATCGGGGACTACGGGCCCGACGCCCGCGTGGCCGACCCGCTGCGCGGCCCGGAGGGCCAGGTCGAGTTCATCCGGATGACGGAGCCGGGCAACCACGGCTGGCCGTACTGCCACGCCGACAACCAGCCGTACATCGACTACGACTTCGCCACCGGAGCGTCCGGCGAGGCGTTCGACTGCGCCAACCCGGTCAACGACTCCCCCAACAACACGGGCCTGCGCGAGCTCCCGCCGTCGCAGGAGCCGCTGGTCTGGTACGGCTACGGGGAGTCGGCGGAGTTCCCCGAGCTCGGTACCGGCGGCGCGGCGCCCATGGGCGGCCCGGTCTACCGGTTCGACCCGGACCTCGACGTCAAGACGAAGTTCCCGGAGACCTTCGACGGGCACTGGTTCGTCTCCGAGTACGCCCGCAACTACTACAAGGTGCTCTCGCTCGACGAGACCACGGGCGAGCTCGCCTCGATCGACCCGTTCCTGGAGGGCGAGACGTTCGTCGCCCCGTTCGAGGCCGAGTTCGGCCCCGACGGCTCGCTCTACATCATCGACTTCGGCCTCGGCCGGGGTGCGGGCCGCGGCAGCACCAACACCGACGCCGGCATCTACCGCATCGACTACGCGGCCGACGGCCGCCGGCCGATCTCGCAGTTCAGCGCCGACGTCGACTCCGGCCACGAACCGCTGACCGTCGCCTTCGACGGCGGCGCCAGCGAGAGCCCCGACGGGCTCGACATCACCTACGAGTGGGACTTCGAGAACGACGGCGTCGTCGACTCCACCGAGGCCAACCCGACGCACACGTACACCGAGCGGGGCCAGTTCGGCGCCCGCCTGACGGTCACGGACAGCGAGGGGTTCACCGGCGTCTCCGTGCAGAAGATCACGGTCGGCAACACCCGGCCGGACGTCGCCTTCGGGGCGCCGTTCCACGGCGGCTTCGCCGAGCTCGGCGACACCGTCGACTACTCGGTGGACGTGGACGACGTCGAGGACGGCTCCACCGAGGCGGGCACCATCGACTGCGAGCAGGTCACGGTGAACACCCAGCTCGGCCACGACACCCACGCGCACCCCCTGGACAACTACACCGGGTGCTCCGGGTCGGTGTTCCTCGACCCGGCGGACCACGGCGTGGGCCAGAACGTCTACCCCGTGCTCGGGGCGGGCTACCAGGACCTCGGCGCCGACGGCGTGCCCGCGCTGGCCGGCCAGGACGTCATCCACCTGCAGGTACGGGACAAGGAGGCCGAGTTCTACGCGGACAGCTCCGGCGTCACCGTGGCGGACGGCGCGGACGCCCGCGGCGGACGCCTGGTGACCGACGTCGACCACGGCGACTGGATCGCGTTCGGCCCGGTGGACCTGCGCGGCATCGACGGCCTGACGGTCGGCGCCGTCCGCGGCGCCGCCGACACGACCGTCGAGGTCCGGGCCGGCAGCCCGACCGGGCGCAAGCTCGGCCAGGTCGAGGTACCCAAGGCCACGGGTGCCGGGCAGGTCGTCTCGCCCAGCCTCGACCTCAAGGCGCGGCAGGGTGCCACCACCCTGTACCTCGTCGCGAAGAGCAAGCGCGAGCCGGCCGACGGCGCGAACGTCGGCCTCGACTGGCTCGTCTTCCACGGGCGCGGCGTCGCCGACGCCACCGCCCCGGTCGTGACGGCCGAGGCCGGCCGCGGGGCCGTCCGGGCAGGCAGCCCGGTCGACCTGTCCGGGTCCGCCGTGGCCCCCGAAGGGCGCGAGATCGTCTCCTACCAGTGGGACCTCGGTGACGGGACCACCGCGGACGGCGCGAGCGTCGCGCACGCCTACGAGCAGCCGGGCCGGTACACGGCACGACTCATCGCGACCGACAGCGAGGGCACTCGCGACTGGACGACGGTCGAGCTGAGGGTGTCGCCCGCCAAGCCCTGA